The following proteins come from a genomic window of Nicotiana tomentosiformis chromosome 12, ASM39032v3, whole genome shotgun sequence:
- the LOC104103182 gene encoding F-box protein CPR1-like — protein MYHYSLDAPSLQRDSVVSLLKPPTIPESSWGGKVYVNSCSGLFVLALSPYNIVLWNPTIRESRKIPSPISIHGEERSHTFYGLGYDSPSSKDDYKIVRLGLIYHPDGHDVQIFSTKSDSWKLIGKLPVSYDIEGDMVVADGIVYMIIDEPPDNKFILSLCLKNENFEEILFQGHRDLLMEKPNLFTVEGCLCLTKFSSLINELADFEVWRMKKNGTMSYSWSKVLAITVPVPDDNWLCTRIHVLPVSFMKDGGILFRRSKAELLFYDPKTQKFEEVKIAGLEASLYFYRALTYVETLISPNAL, from the coding sequence ATGTACCACTACTCCTTAGACGCCCCTTCACTTCAACGTGATTCTGTTGTCTCTCTTCTTAAGCCTCCAACAATTCCAGAATCTTCATGGGGTGGTAAAGTATATGTGAATTCTTGCAGTGGGTTATTTGTTCTAGCTCTCTCTCCTTATAATATTGTCCTGTGGAACCCAACCATCAGAGAATCAAGAAAAATCCCAAGTCCAATCTCCATTCATGGTGAGGAGCGGTCCCATACTTTTTATGGTTTAGGGTACGATTCTCCATCTTCCAAAGACGATTACAAAATAGTTAGACTAGGATTAATATATCATCCAGATGGACATGATGTTCAAATATTTTCGACCAAGAGTGACTCGTGGAAATTGATTGGTAAGCTACCCGTAAGCTATGACATTGAGGGAGATATGGTTGTTGCTGATGGAATTGTTTATATGATCATAGATGAGCCACCCGACaataaatttattttatctttgtgtttgaaaaatgaaaattttgaagaaatattgTTTCAAGGTCATCGGGACCTATTAATGGAAAAACCAAATTTGTTCACTGTTGAAGGATGCCTTTGTTTGACAAAGTTTTCGTCCCTTATTAATGAGTTGGCCGATTTCGAGGTTTGGCGTATGAAAAAGAATGGAACCATGAGCTATTCATGGAGTAAAGTATTAGCAATTACAGTGCCAGTGCCAGATGATAACTGGCTTTGTACAAGAATCCATGTCCTTCCTGTGAGCTTTATGAAGGATGGAGGCATCTTATTTCGGAGGAGTAAAGCTGAATTACTATTTTACGATCCAAAAACACAAAAGTTTGAAGAAGTTAAAATTGCTGGGCTTGAAGCATCACTTTACTTCTATCGTGCTTTAACATATGTGGAGACTTTAATCTCCCCTAATGCTCTCTAG